A single region of the Drosophila miranda strain MSH22 chromosome 2, D.miranda_PacBio2.1, whole genome shotgun sequence genome encodes:
- the LOC108154278 gene encoding mitochondrial glutamate carrier 1, whose protein sequence is MADQKKAASFNVLPKIINGGIAGVIGVTCVFPMDLVKTRLQNQQIGPNGEKMYSSIIDCFRKTIKQDGFFGMYRGSAVNILLVTPEKAIKLAANDYFRFHLATPEGKLPLHMAGIAGGLAGLFQIIVTTPMELLKIQMQDAGRIASAERAAGREVQKTTALDVAKTLVKEHGIFGLYKGVKATGVRDVVFSVVYFPMMASINDAGPRKADNSGEAVFYWSLFAGLSAGMFSALLVTPFDVIKTRLQAIKKIEGEKEFDGFFDCLTKTMKYEGPLAFFKGGLCRVMVLAPMFGIAQMVYFTGVGEMILGIERKKSV, encoded by the exons ATGGCGGATCAAAAGAAGGCGGCCTCTTTTAA TGTACTTCCAAAGATCATCAATGGCGGAATCGCAGGCGTCATTGGAGTCACATGTGTGTTCCCCATGGATTTGGTCAAGACTCGATTGCAGAATCAACAAATAGGACCTAATGGCGAGAAGATGTACAGTAGCAT AATTGATTGCTTTCGCAAGACCATCAAACAAGATGGATTCTTTGGCATGTACAGGGGGTCTGCAGTCAACATATTATTGGTTACGCCTGAAAAAGCCATCAAGTTGGCGGCCAATGATTATTTTCGGTTCCACTTGGCCACGCCCGAGGGTAAGCTGCCGTTGCATATGGCGGGAATAGCCGGTGGCTTGGCTGGACTGTTTCAGATCATTGTGACAACGCCCATGGAGCTGCTCAAGATCCAGATGCAAGATGCGGGACGCATTGCTAGCGCAGAACGTGCCGCCGGTAGGGAAGTGCAAAAAACAACAGCGCTGGATGTGGCCAAAACGCTGGTCAAAGAGCATGGCATCTTTGGTCTGTACAAGGGTGTGAAAGCCACTGGAGTGCGGGATGTAGTTTTTTCGGTGGTCTACTTCCCAATGATGGCTTCCATCAATGATGCTGGGCCCCGCAAGGCAGATAATTCTGGTGAAGCGGTCTTCTATTGGTCTTTGTTCGCCGGTCTGTCTGCTGGGATGTTTTCTGCTCTTCTGGTCACGCCATTCGACGTGATCAAAACCCGCCTGCAGGCTATCAAGAAGATCGAAGGCGAGAAGGAGTTTGATGGCTTCTTTGACTGTTTGACCAAGACTATGAAGTATGAGGGACCCTTGGCCTTCTTTAAGGGCGGTTTGTGTCGTGTTATGGTCCTTGCCCCGATGTTTGGCATTGCCCAGATGGTGTACTTTACCGGCGTGGGCGAGATGATTCTGGGTATCGAAAGGAAGAAGAGTGTTTAG
- the LOC108154275 gene encoding solute carrier family 35 member F6: MDHRVFLSLVFVLSGTFNVLVVKWANQQQVIGSDGKLHGFQHPVVFTMLMFLGEFLCFIAFKVGRLVAHRRGPGAEMDSILTQGSTEFHPLSMLLPTLLDVMASILLFTGLYLTYATSFQMIRGAALIFVGIFSTMYLNNTLSTRHWLAIFTMACGIIDIISLDVQRVDYDRSTLPHTDHKSILAGDMLIIIAEILHGLQYVYEEKQLKILNVAPLQAAGWQGIFGMAITSILAICMHFVPSVMPFNESSRAVFDDWSDLWTGIEGNAALILALIGFTLSCAVYNFIGMFIVMYSSSANRLFADCLRVYFIFVFVIVMEWEYLNLITIMGFIIMQMGIIMYRQAIFVDWYRAALARWQRSRYVDLSADVAAAPNSRPADVV; this comes from the exons ATGGATCATCGTGTGTTCCTCTCGCTGGTCTTTGTGCTCAGCGGCACTTTTAATGTTTTGGTGGTGAA GTGGGCTAACCAGCAGCAGGTGATTGGTAGCGATGGCAAGCTACATGGCTTCCAGCACCCTGTTGTCTTCACGATGCTTATGTTCCTGGGCGAATTCCTTTGCTTTATTGCCTTCAAAGTGGGACGTTTGGTGGCCCATCGTCGAGGG CCTGGAGCCGAAATGGACAGTATCCTGACCCAAGGTAGCACCGAATTCCATCCCTTAAGCATGCTTCTGCCCACTCTGCTGGATGTGATGGCTTCCATATTGCTGTTCACCGGCTTGTACTTGACTTACGCCACCAGCTTCCAGATGATAAGAG GCGCCGCCCTCATCTTTGTGGGCATCTTCAGCACAATGTACTTGAATAATACGCTGAGCACACGGCACTGGCTGGCTATTTTCACAATGGCTTGTGGCATCATTGACATCATCTCCTTGGATGTGCAACGTGTGGACTACGATCGGTCTACGCTGCCGCATACGGACCACAAATCAATCTTGGCTGGCGATATGCTTATCATTATAGCCGAAATCCTGCACGGCTTACAGTATGTCTATGAGGAGAAGCAGCTGAAGATCTTGAATGTGGCTCCGCTGCAGGCCGCTGGCTGGCAAGGTATTTTTGGCATGGCCATCACTTCGATACTAGCCATCTGTATGCACTTTGTGCCCAGTGTAATGCCATTCAACGAGAGCTCGCGTGCTGTTTTTGATGATTGGAGCGATCTGTGGACGGGAATAGAGGGTAATGCAGCCTTAATCCTGGCCCTGATTGGATTTACCTTGTCATGTGCTGTCTACAACTTTATTGGAATGTTCATTGTGATGTACTCGTCGAGCGCAAACCGACTCTTTGCAGACTGTCTGCGGGTTTATTTCATCTTTGTATTTGTCATTGTCATGGAATGGGAATACCTCAATCTAATCACGATTATGGGTTTTATCATTATGCAAATGGGCATTATTATGTACCGTCAGGCCATATTCGTGGATTGGTACCGTGCAGCTCTGGCCCGCTGGCAACGCAGCCGCTATGTGGATCTGAGTGCCGATGTAGCGGCCGCACCCAACAGCAGGCCAGCAGATGTCGTCTAA
- the LOC108155425 gene encoding uncharacterized protein LOC108155425 isoform X1: protein MPPLQNKILLLFACNILLAVYVSGSNNKQQQHQQQNQEIWEQDLSDTFKIEGSDQGIQKVNLKCGANSMNVMLETEKPFTGVMYTRGSFYKQTAPCFMKPTANQGARSLEMNFQLDQCQTLKDGDLYTNIVVIQNDPELITPGDSAFSLECDFRQPRSLDVEASMQARDRVATGSKITLTSPDPAAPTEHLHNSVVSNSDSVEYIPKFSRPNRTIHLGSVEEVALPSPEHARDEL, encoded by the exons ATGCCGCCATTACAGAATAAAATATTGCTTTTGTTCGCCTGCAATATATTGCTGGCTGTCTACGTGTCCGGCAGTAACAAtaagcagcaacaacatcagcagcagaatcaag AAATCTGGGAACAAGACCTTTCGGACACCTTTAAAATCGAGGGCAGCGATCAGGGCATTCAAAAGGTCAACTTGAAGTGCGGTGCCAACTCCATGAATGTGATGCTGGAGACGGAAAAGCCCTTCACGGGTGTGATGTACACGCGTGGCAGCTTCTACAAGCAGACGGCCCCGTGTTTCATGAAGCCCACAGCCAACCAGGGTGCTCGATCACTGGAGATGAACTTCCAGCTGGACCAGTGCCAGACCCTGAAGGATGGTGATCTCTACACGAACATAGTGGTGATTCAGAACGACCCAGAGCTGATAACACCCGGGGATTCGGCCTTCTCGCTGGAGTGCGACTTCCGGCAGCCGCGCAGCCTCGATGTGGAGGCCAGCATGCAGGCCAGGGATAG GGTGGCCACAGGCTCCAAAATTACACTCACTAGTCCCGATCCCGCGGCACCCACGGAACATCTACACAACTCGGTGGTTAGCAACAGCGATTCGGTTGAGTACATTCCAAAGTTTAGCAGACCAAATAGAACCATACACCTGGGCTCCGTCGAGGAGGTGGCGCTGCCATCCCCGGAGCACGCCAGGGACGAGCTCTAA
- the LOC108155425 gene encoding uncharacterized protein LOC108155425 isoform X2, producing MPPLQNKILLLFACNILLAVYVSGSNNKQQQHQQQNQEIWEQDLSDTFKIEGSDQGIQKVNLKCGANSMNVMLETEKPFTGVMYTRGSFYKQTAPCFMKPTANQGARSLEMNFQLDQCQTLKDGDLYTNIVVIQNDPELITPGDSAFSLECDFRQPRSLDVEASMQARDRNPQKLRGARGGTRQRQ from the exons ATGCCGCCATTACAGAATAAAATATTGCTTTTGTTCGCCTGCAATATATTGCTGGCTGTCTACGTGTCCGGCAGTAACAAtaagcagcaacaacatcagcagcagaatcaag AAATCTGGGAACAAGACCTTTCGGACACCTTTAAAATCGAGGGCAGCGATCAGGGCATTCAAAAGGTCAACTTGAAGTGCGGTGCCAACTCCATGAATGTGATGCTGGAGACGGAAAAGCCCTTCACGGGTGTGATGTACACGCGTGGCAGCTTCTACAAGCAGACGGCCCCGTGTTTCATGAAGCCCACAGCCAACCAGGGTGCTCGATCACTGGAGATGAACTTCCAGCTGGACCAGTGCCAGACCCTGAAGGATGGTGATCTCTACACGAACATAGTGGTGATTCAGAACGACCCAGAGCTGATAACACCCGGGGATTCGGCCTTCTCGCTGGAGTGCGACTTCCGGCAGCCGCGCAGCCTCGATGTGGAGGCCAGCATGCAGGCCAGGGATAG AAACCCACAAAAATTGCGTGGAGCACGCGGTGGAACCCGCCAGCGTCAATAG
- the LOC108155422 gene encoding L-galactose dehydrogenase, with the protein MSGTLPATYVKGFHDEEKVRRMEYRKLGKTGLEVSKISFGGGALCANYGFDLEEGIKTVQDALKSGINYIDTAPWYGQGRSEEVLGQALKDVPRESYYIATKVARYELDPNKMFDFSAKKTRESVEKSLKLLGLQYVDVIQIHDIEFAENLDIVLNETLPTLEALVKEGKAKYIGVSAYPISVLKECLSRAPGRFDTVLTYCRYTLTDDTLLEYLDFFKSQNLGVISAAAHGLGLLTNAGPPPWHPATDEQKALGRKAAAVCLQRGVELGKLALYYSMKLGEVSTFLTGMQTRQLLQINLAAFEQGLTEKEQEVLLYLSKNVLTKSFNWEGIELERYWAAIKKK; encoded by the exons ATGTCTGGAACATTGCCGGCTACCTATGTGAAGGGTTTCCACGATGAAGAGAAGGTGCGGCGCATGGAATACCGCAAGCTCGGAAAAACAGGTCTAgaagtatcgaagatttcatTCGGTGGCGGTGCGCTGTGTGCCAACTATGG TTTTGATCTTGAAGAGGGCATCAAAACAGTGCAGGATGCCTTGAAATCGGGCATCAATTATATTGATACTGCTCCATGGTATGGACAAGGACGGTCCGAAGAGGTGCTCGGCCAGGCCTTAAAGGATGTGCCTCGGGAGTCCTATTATATAGCCACTAAAGTGGCTCGCTATGAGCTTGATCCCAACAAAATGTTCGACTTCAGTGCCAAGAAGACTCGCGAGAGTGTGGAAAAGAGCCTAAAGCTTTTGGGCCTGCAATATGTGGATGTCATCCAAATCCATGATATTGAATTTGCTGAGAATTTGGATATTGTTCTCAATGAAACATTGCCCACCTTGGAGGCGCTGGTCAAGGAGGGAAAGGCCAAGTATATTGGCGTCTCTGCTTATCCCATTTCTGTGCTCAAGGAGTGTCTATCCCGAGCACCAGGAAGATTCGAT ACGGTGCTGACATATTGCAGGTACACTCTAACCGATGACACGCTTCTTGAATACCTGGATTTCTTCAAGTCACAGAATCTTGGCGTAATATCTGCTGCTGCCCATGGCTTGGGCCTACTCACAAATGCTGGTCCGCCGCCGTGGCATCCAGCCACCGATGAACAAAAGGCTCTGGGCCGCAAGGCAGCAGCTGTCTGCTTGCAGCGCGGTGTGGAGCTGGGAAAACTGGCCCTCTACTACTCCATGAAACTGGGGGAAGTGAGCACCTTCCTCACTGGCATGCAAACGCGGCAGTTGCTCCAGATCAATCTGGCGGCTTTCGAACAGGGTCTCACCGAAAAGGAGCAGGAAGTGCTGTTGTATCTGAGCAAAAA TGTTTTGACCAAATCTTTCAATTGGGAGGGAATCGAGCTGGAGCGTTATTGGGCCGCGATAAAGAAAAAGTAA
- the LOC108155423 gene encoding L-galactose dehydrogenase produces the protein MPGELPATFVKGFHNEELVRRMEYRELGSTGLRVSKIALGGATLSSIFYNDFQREEGIKTVHEAIKSGINYIDTAPFYGNSEELLGQALKDVPREAYYIATKVARYELDPKKMFNYTAAKARESVKRSLDLLGLEQVDVLQVHDVDAAPSLDMVLNETIPVLEEYVKAGKARFIGITAYDVDVLKECAERGKGRIQVVLNYARYTLLDNTLLRHMKTFKELKVGVICAAAHSLGLLTNAGPPAIHPGSPELQALGRRAAEICKQRDVELGKLAMYYTMQLDGAATFLIGIPNRRLLQVNLDAIFDGLTSHEQEVLQYLRENVLTKSYSWGSTLSTVDKFQ, from the exons ATGCCAGGAGAACTGCCAGCCACCTTTGTCAAGGGCTTCCATAATGAGGAGCTGGTGCGACGCATGGAGTACCGGGAGCTGGGCAGCACAGGACTTCGAGTGTCCAAGATTGCACTGGGTGGTGCCACCCTTTCCTCCATTTTCTACAACGATTTTCAACGAGAAGAGGGCATCAAGACGGTGCATGAGGCCATCAAGTCGGGCATCAACTACATTGACACGGCTCCCTTCTATGGAAATTCGGAGGAGCTACTCGGCCAGGCCTTGAAGGATGTGCCCCGGGAGGCCTACTACATAGCCACTAAGGTGGCTCGCTATGAGCTTGATCCTAAGAAAATGTTCAACTACACTGCAGCCAAGGCGAGGGAGAGTGTGAAGCGTAGCCTGGATCTACTTGGCCTGGAACAGGTGGACGTTCTTCAGGTGCACGATGTGGATGCCGCCCCAAGCTTAGACATGGTTCTTAATGAGACTATCCCCGTTCTGGAGGAGTATGTGAAGGCGGGCAAGGCTCGATTCATTGGGATCACCGCCTACGATGTGGACGTGCTCAAGGAGTGCGCCGAGCGTGGCAAGGGTCGCATCCAGGTGGTCCTCAATTATGCGCGATATACACTGTTAGACAACACTTTGCTGCGCCATATGAAGACCTTTAAGGAGCTCAAGGTGGGCGTCATCTGTGCCGCTGCCCACTCGCTGGGGCTACTCACCAATGCTGGACCCCCAGCCATACATCCCGGTAGTCCGGAGCTTCAGGCTCTGGGTCGGCGGGCAGCAGAGATCTGCAAGCAGCGGGACGTGGAGCTGGGCAAGTTGGCCATGTACTACACCATGCAACTGGACGGAGCAGCCACCTTCCTCATCGGCATCCCCAATCGCCGCTTGCTGCAGGTTAATCTGGACGCGATCTTCGACGGCCTTACCTCGCACGAGCAGGAAGTGCTGCAGTATCTGCGCGAAAA TGTTTTGACCAAATCGTATAGTTGGGGCTCCACTTTATCCACTGTGGACAAGTTCCAATGA